The Rissa tridactyla isolate bRisTri1 chromosome 6, bRisTri1.patW.cur.20221130, whole genome shotgun sequence genome includes a region encoding these proteins:
- the ANXA7 gene encoding annexin A7 isoform X1 translates to MSYPGYPPSGGYPAFPGYPPTGQESVYPPAGQYSYPAVPGGYPPGGAGAYPAAPPSAGYPGAAGYPATGGYPAPGGYPGTPQAGGMPPYPGAPTGPGFGVPPAGPGFGGYPQPPAQSYAGGGPAQIPVGYAGGQAPSPMPGPPAAMVQCTQGTIQAAPNFDAGRDAEILRKAMKGFGTDEQAIIDVVANRSNDQRQKIKAAFKTMYGKDLIKDLKSELSGNVEELILALFMPSTYYDAWSLRHAMKGAGTQERVLIEILCTRTNQEIREIVKCYKSEFGRDIEQDIRADTSGHFERLLISMCQGNRDENQTVDYQKAQEDAQRLYQAGEGRLGTDESCFNMVLASRSFPQLKATVEAYSRIANRDLLSSIDREFSGNVERGLKAILQCALNRPAFFAERLYYSMKGAGTDDSTLIRIIVTRSEIDLVQIKQMFTQMYQKTLATMIASDTSGDYRRLLLAIVGQ, encoded by the exons aTGTCATACCCGGGTTATCCCCCTTCTGGTGGCTACCCTGCTTTCCCTGGTTATCCT CCGACAGGACAAGAGTCTGTCTATCCACCAGCTGGTCAGTACTCCTATCCCGCTGTTCCTGGAGGATACCCTCCGGGAGGAGCAGGGGCCTACCCTGCAGCACCACCGAGTGCTGGATATCCAGGGGCAGCAGGATATCCTGCCACAGGGGGCTACCCTGCCCCTGGGGGCTACCCTGGAACTCCCCAGGCTGGAGGAATGCCACCATATCCTGGAG CTCCTACAGGCCCTGGGTTTGGTGTGCCTCCCGCTGGCCCTGGCTTTGGTGGCTACCCGCAGCCTCCTGCCCAAAGCTATGCTGGAGGTGGACCAGCACAAATTCCAG taggATATGCTGGTGGACAAGCACCGTCACCAATGCCTGGTCCG CCTGCAGCAATGGTTCAGTGTACCCAGGGCACAATTCAAGCTGCTCCAAACTTTGATGCTGGAAGGGATGCAGAAATTCTACGCAAAGCTATGAAAGGGTTTG GAACTGATGAGCAGGCTATCATTGATGTTGTTGCTAACCGCTCCAATGATCAGAGGCAAAAAATCAAGGCAGCTTTCAAGACTATGTATGGCAAG GATTTAATTAAAGATCTGAAGTCCGAGTTAAGTGGAAACGTGGAGGAATTGATTCTAGCGCTCTTCATGCCTAGCACCTACTACGATGCCTGGAGTTTACGTCATGCAATGAAG GGAGCAGGCACTCAGGAGAGAGTGCTCATTGAGATCCTGTGCACAAGGACAAACCAGGAAATACGAGAAATAGTGAAGTGCTATAAATCAGAATTTGGAAGGGACATCGAACAAGACATCAGAGCAGACACATCAGGACACTTTGAACGATTACTTATATCTATGTGCCAA GGTAATCGGGATGAGAATCAAACTGTGGATTATCAAAAAGCTCAAGAAGATGCTCAGCGTCTGTACCAAGCAGGTGAAGGAAGACTTGGGACTGATGAATCTTGCTTTAATATGGTTCTGGCAAGCAGAAGTTTTCCCCAGCTGAAAGCAACGGTTGAGGCGTACTCCAGG ATTGCCAATCGTGATTTATTAAGCAGCATTGACCGAGAATTTTCTggaaacgtggaacgtggtttgAAGGCTATTT TGCAATGTGCTTTAAATCGCCCAGCCTTTTTTGCAGAAAGACTTTATTATTCTATGAAAGGAGCTGGCACAGACGATTCTACCCTCATCAGAATTATAGTCACTCGCAGTGAG ATTGACCTTGTGCAAATTAAACAGATGTTCACACAAATGTATCAGAAGACTTTGGCTACAATGATAGCAAGTGATACAAGCGGTGATTACAGGCGTTTGCTGCTGGCAATTGTTGGTCAATAG
- the ANXA7 gene encoding annexin A7 isoform X2, translating to MSYPGYPPSGGYPAFPGYPPTGQESVYPPAGQYSYPAVPGGYPPGGAGAYPAAPPSAGYPGAAGYPATGGYPAPGGYPGTPQAGGMPPYPGAPTGPGFGVPPAGPGFGGYPQPPAQSYAGGGPAQIPGYAGGQAPSPMPGPPAAMVQCTQGTIQAAPNFDAGRDAEILRKAMKGFGTDEQAIIDVVANRSNDQRQKIKAAFKTMYGKDLIKDLKSELSGNVEELILALFMPSTYYDAWSLRHAMKGAGTQERVLIEILCTRTNQEIREIVKCYKSEFGRDIEQDIRADTSGHFERLLISMCQGNRDENQTVDYQKAQEDAQRLYQAGEGRLGTDESCFNMVLASRSFPQLKATVEAYSRIANRDLLSSIDREFSGNVERGLKAILQCALNRPAFFAERLYYSMKGAGTDDSTLIRIIVTRSEIDLVQIKQMFTQMYQKTLATMIASDTSGDYRRLLLAIVGQ from the exons aTGTCATACCCGGGTTATCCCCCTTCTGGTGGCTACCCTGCTTTCCCTGGTTATCCT CCGACAGGACAAGAGTCTGTCTATCCACCAGCTGGTCAGTACTCCTATCCCGCTGTTCCTGGAGGATACCCTCCGGGAGGAGCAGGGGCCTACCCTGCAGCACCACCGAGTGCTGGATATCCAGGGGCAGCAGGATATCCTGCCACAGGGGGCTACCCTGCCCCTGGGGGCTACCCTGGAACTCCCCAGGCTGGAGGAATGCCACCATATCCTGGAG CTCCTACAGGCCCTGGGTTTGGTGTGCCTCCCGCTGGCCCTGGCTTTGGTGGCTACCCGCAGCCTCCTGCCCAAAGCTATGCTGGAGGTGGACCAGCACAAATTCCAG gATATGCTGGTGGACAAGCACCGTCACCAATGCCTGGTCCG CCTGCAGCAATGGTTCAGTGTACCCAGGGCACAATTCAAGCTGCTCCAAACTTTGATGCTGGAAGGGATGCAGAAATTCTACGCAAAGCTATGAAAGGGTTTG GAACTGATGAGCAGGCTATCATTGATGTTGTTGCTAACCGCTCCAATGATCAGAGGCAAAAAATCAAGGCAGCTTTCAAGACTATGTATGGCAAG GATTTAATTAAAGATCTGAAGTCCGAGTTAAGTGGAAACGTGGAGGAATTGATTCTAGCGCTCTTCATGCCTAGCACCTACTACGATGCCTGGAGTTTACGTCATGCAATGAAG GGAGCAGGCACTCAGGAGAGAGTGCTCATTGAGATCCTGTGCACAAGGACAAACCAGGAAATACGAGAAATAGTGAAGTGCTATAAATCAGAATTTGGAAGGGACATCGAACAAGACATCAGAGCAGACACATCAGGACACTTTGAACGATTACTTATATCTATGTGCCAA GGTAATCGGGATGAGAATCAAACTGTGGATTATCAAAAAGCTCAAGAAGATGCTCAGCGTCTGTACCAAGCAGGTGAAGGAAGACTTGGGACTGATGAATCTTGCTTTAATATGGTTCTGGCAAGCAGAAGTTTTCCCCAGCTGAAAGCAACGGTTGAGGCGTACTCCAGG ATTGCCAATCGTGATTTATTAAGCAGCATTGACCGAGAATTTTCTggaaacgtggaacgtggtttgAAGGCTATTT TGCAATGTGCTTTAAATCGCCCAGCCTTTTTTGCAGAAAGACTTTATTATTCTATGAAAGGAGCTGGCACAGACGATTCTACCCTCATCAGAATTATAGTCACTCGCAGTGAG ATTGACCTTGTGCAAATTAAACAGATGTTCACACAAATGTATCAGAAGACTTTGGCTACAATGATAGCAAGTGATACAAGCGGTGATTACAGGCGTTTGCTGCTGGCAATTGTTGGTCAATAG